A stretch of DNA from Parcubacteria group bacterium:
CTAACGCACGCGTTGCTTTTTTTGCAACATGATTTAACTTTGCTATTTTTTTGATCGAAAGGATTGATGGGGAGATCCGTGCAAAAATATGATGATCTTCAATGTCGCGATCCTTTGCGACAAATAGATCAACAGGATCGCCAAAAACGGTCACATGCCCGTTTTTTTGCGCAAATGTTTGAACGGAATGCATGGATCCGCGCAAAAACTCTTCCATGAGGATGCGCGGTTTTTGTGTGCGATGCTCTTTGTTATAAATTGATGTAATGGTCTTTTTTATGAAATTGTAACTTGCAACCAGGTGATCATTTGACAGCACTTTTGTGACGAGAAGACTTTTTTGCAGATTTGCCGGTTTGATCATGAGAGGAAATCCAATTTTTTTTGCAAAACGTTTTACATCATTGATGTTATTGATGATTTTATATTTTGGGGTCATTGTTGGATCATATGCGGTGAGTGCTTTGCGCATAAGGATCTTATCAATTGCCATTTTTGCGCTCGTGATTGTAATTGTGGGAATACCCAAGAAGTTACCGAGCCAGGATCGTGCAATCACATATCTTTCATAAAATGTTATGATTGCCACCGGTTGTGCGGAAAAATTTATAGTGCGCAGGGTATGAAGAAACTGATTTTTTGATCGTATGTCAACAAGAAAAATATTTTG
This window harbors:
- a CDS encoding ATP-grasp domain-containing protein — its product is MIIILGIASHDFMEYLSTRSIPYIICVTTEKEREKMSLYQNIFLVDIRSKNQFLHTLRTINFSAQPVAIITFYERYVIARSWLGNFLGIPTITITSAKMAIDKILMRKALTAYDPTMTPKYKIINNINDVKRFAKKIGFPLMIKPANLQKSLLVTKVLSNDHLVASYNFIKKTITSIYNKEHRTQKPRILMEEFLRGSMHSVQTFAQKNGHVTVFGDPVDLFVAKDRDIEDHHIFARISPSILSIKKIAKLNHVAKKATRALAFTNTPGHVELIYTKKGPMVVEIGPRVGGYRTRLYHMSQGLDLNAALIANAQGKKIFQKNKKCIYTAVIELFPKNDGGFKKITHLQVLKKLSSYHYHSIKAIPSQKVGLAKNGYRTACVIIIKNAHKDQFLQDFTFIRDHMHVITI